In Selenomonas ruminantium subsp. lactilytica TAM6421, the DNA window ATATGGACGATATTGAAAAAGTCGTAGCGGAAAATCAGGACTCCGTGGTGCTCATCGACGAGGCCTATGTGGATTTCGGCGGCCATACGGCCCTGCCCCTGCTGAAGAAATATCCCAATGTGGTCATCATCCGTACCATGTCCAAGTCCCGGGCGCTGGCTGGTCTCCGAATCGGCTATGCCTTTGGCAGCCGGGAACTCATCAAGGCGCTCCACGATGTGAAATTCTCAGTAAACTCCTACACCCTGAACATGCCGTCTCTGGCAGCAGGCGTCGCCGCCGCCAATGACCGGGAGTATTTTGAGGAAACGGTGGATCGTGTGCTGGTAACCCGGGAGAAGGCCCAGGAGACCTTGCGTGCCTTTGGCTTCACGGTGCTGGAATCCCGCACGAATTTCCTCTTTGCCAAGCCGCCTGCTTCCATAACAGCAGAGAACCTCTTTGAGCAGCTGAAGGAACGAAATATTTATGTGCGATATTTCAAGAAGCCCAGACTTTCCGAGTATTTGCGGATCACGATTGGAACGGACACGGAGATGCAGGAATTTGTCAAAGTCCTGCAGCAGATACTTCCCTAAGGATAAAGTCAAATGATTGACAGGTCAAAAATCATTTATTTCTTTTTCGCACCACATAAGCCCCCAGATATAACATGGCGGAAAGCTCTGCCATGGCCTTGCCCAGCCGCAGAGGATCAAAGGGACGGGGCTGATGTTTTTTCCTGTTGCTGCCATCCTGTGGCGGCTTTTGCTGGGACGAAGTGACAAAGGGGGCAGAGATCCATTTGCCAAAGCCCGAATCCACGAAACCGTACGCACCCAGACACAAGATCCCAGCCATCAGCAGGGATGTCAATATTTTGGGCACCTTATTCAGGCATATCCGCTCCTCAGTCTTTTATCCCGCTATCTTAGCAGGTACAACAGAAAAAACTACAACAAATATTACGAAACGCTTCTAAGGATAATCTAATGCACCTGTGGTATATTGGTCGTTGTTGAATGACAGGAAAGGCTGGGTGCAGAATGTTGAATACACTGAAACGATGGTTTATCTTTGAATCCCGTTTTCTCTCTGAGGATGAACGCTACGACAAATATCTATGGT includes these proteins:
- the hisC gene encoding histidinol-phosphate transaminase, whose protein sequence is MSLADNIRKVTPYTPGEQPQHKVIKLNTNEFPYPPSPKVVEAIRAINASKLRLYPDPDCRELRETLAEEYGLEPEQVFVGVGSDDVLSMCFLTYFAGKKPILFNDITYSFYEVWADVYRIPYETVPLREDFTFDPAGFIKENGGIVICNPNAPTSLEANMDDIEKVVAENQDSVVLIDEAYVDFGGHTALPLLKKYPNVVIIRTMSKSRALAGLRIGYAFGSRELIKALHDVKFSVNSYTLNMPSLAAGVAAANDREYFEETVDRVLVTREKAQETLRAFGFTVLESRTNFLFAKPPASITAENLFEQLKERNIYVRYFKKPRLSEYLRITIGTDTEMQEFVKVLQQILP